From Aminivibrio sp., the proteins below share one genomic window:
- a CDS encoding FeoA family protein → MCPITIMPEGSEVTVARVAGGGEASKRLSELGLVPGVQVSVVRNGGGPLLLKVGDSRFALGQGMALKVFVDGACR, encoded by the coding sequence ATGTGTCCCATAACCATCATGCCTGAAGGAAGCGAAGTGACGGTGGCCAGGGTCGCCGGAGGCGGAGAGGCATCGAAAAGGCTTTCCGAACTGGGGCTTGTGCCCGGAGTGCAGGTCAGCGTGGTGCGGAACGGCGGAGGTCCCCTTCTTCTGAAAGTCGGAGATTCCCGGTTCGCCCTCGGACAGGGCATGGCGCTGAAGGTCTTCGTGGACGGCGCCTGCAGATAG